One region of Brassica napus cultivar Da-Ae chromosome A10, Da-Ae, whole genome shotgun sequence genomic DNA includes:
- the LOC106412179 gene encoding zinc finger protein ZAT12, with the protein MVAISEIKSTVETTAANCLMLLSRVGQENVDGGSAKRVFTCKTCLKEFHSFQALGGHRASHKKPNNENLSSLMKKTKASSSHPCPICGVEFPMGQALGGHMRRHRNESGGAGALVTRELLSEAALTTLKKSSSGRLACLDLSLGMVENLNLKLELGRPVC; encoded by the coding sequence ATGGTTGCTATTTCAGAGATCAAGTCGACGGTGGAGACTACGGCGGCGAACTGTCTGATGCTCTTATCAAGGGTCGGACAAGAAAACGTTGACGGTGGAAGCGCAAAACGCGTTTTCACATGTAAGACGTGTTTGAAGGAGTTTCATTCGTTTCAAGCGTTGGGAGGTCACCGTGCGAGCCACAAGAAGCCTAACAATGAGAATCTCTCTAGTTTGATGAAGAAGACGAAAGCTTCGTCTTCCCATCCTTGTCCGATATGTGGAGTGGAGTTTCCCATGGGACAAGCTCTAGGAGGACACATGAGGAGACACAGGAACGAGAGTGGCGGCGCCGGCGCGTTGGTTACACGCGAGTTACTGTCGGAGGCGGCGTTGACGACGTTGAAGAAATCAAGCAGTGGGAGGTTGGCTTGTCTGGATCTGAGTTTGGGAATGGTGGAGAATTTGAATCTCAAGTTGGAACTTGGAAGGCCtgtttgttga
- the LOC106411703 gene encoding ras-related protein RABE1c, translating into MAAPPARARADYDYLIKLLLIGDSGVGKSCLLLRFSDGSFTTSFITTIGIDFKIRTIELDGKRIKLQIWDTAGQERFRTITTAYYRGAMGILLVYDVTDESSFNNIRNWIRNIEQHASDNVNKILVGNKADMDESKRAVPKAKGQALADEYGIKFFETSAKTNLNVEEVFFSIAKDIKQRLTDTDSRAEPSTIKIGQTDKAAGAGQATQKSACCGT; encoded by the exons ATGGCTGCACCACCTGCTAGGGCTAGAGCCGATTACGATTACCTCATCAAGCTTCTCCTTATCGGTGACAGCG GTGTTGGTAAAAGTTGTTTGCTTTTGAGGTTCTCTGATGGCTCTTTCACCACTAGCTTCATCACCACCATTGG GATTGATTTTAAGATAAGGACTATTGAGCTTGATGGCAAACGCATTAAGCTTCAGATTTGGGATACTGCTGGTCAAGAACGTTTCCGAACCATCACCACTG CTTATTACCGAGGGGCAATGGGGATTTTGCTGGTGTATGATGTCACTGACGAGTCATCCTTCAACA ACATTAGGAACTGGATTCGTAACATTGAACAGCACGCTTCGGATAATGTCAACAAGATCTTGGTAGGCAACAAAGCCGATATGGACGAGAGCAAGAGG gctgTACCAAAAGCAAAGGGTCAAGCACTTGCTGATGAATATGGGATCAAGTTCTTTGAAACG AGtgcaaaaacaaatttaaatgtgGAAGAAGTTTTCTTCTCGATTGCAAAGGACATTAAGCAGAGACTCACAGATACTGACTCCAGGGCAGAG CCTTCGACGATTAAGATCGGCCAAACAGACAAGGCAGCTGGAGCTGGTCAGGCTACGCAGAAGTCTGCATGCTGTGGAACTTAA